The DNA sequence ATATTGGTTATGATGCTCAAATGGGATATATAACTAGTGAAGAATCTGCAGTTAAAGAGGTTGTTGATCTACTTTCCAATAGAAGGTTTGATATTGTTCTAATAGGTGCAGGTGTACGTAAAGATGATGATTGTTTTTATCTATTTGAAAAATTAGTCAACGTGGTTCATCAATATGCAACTACTGCAAAGATTTGTTTTAATACAGGACCAACTGATAGTGTACAAGCGGTTCAGCGCTGGGATTTATAACTTACTCTAAAAGGTATTTTATGATATCAAAAGTTTTATCTTTCACTTATTATATTTATAGACTTAGTAATTTTTAGGATTTTTAAAAGTGTATTTCTTAACAGAAAAACAAAACCGTGAAATTGAAGAGTATGCTATTTTTCAAGGATTAAATCTAATCGAAAATGCTTCAGATGAAATTGTTAAATTGATTAGTGCTAAGTTTGATAAACAAAGTAAAGTTTTAGTAATAGCGGGTTCTGGCAATAATGGTAGTGATGGAATTGCAGCTGCGATCAAGCTTTTAAATAATGGCTATAGTGTTGATGTTTATAGAGTTTTTGCTAAGGGAAATCAAGACAACCAAAACTATTATCAAAAGTTTTCAAAGTTAAAGGCTCCTTTAGATAAATTGCTGGATATTAATAATTATGATGTCGTAATAGATGGAATATTTGGCATAGGGCTAGATAGAGATTTACAAGGAGATATTTTAGAACTTGTTAAAGTTATAAATCAAAATTCAAAATACACATTAGCTATAGATGTACCGAGTGGATTAGGTGCTTTTAATGCCAAAGTATATGGTGAGGCTATTCAAGCTAATGAAACAATTACATTTTTAGCTAATAAGCAAGGGCTACACACAGGTGATGGTTTAGATTATGCTGGTCAGGTAACTGTCAAAGAGCTGATTGACAATCAAAATATCAATATTACTCAATCAGGCTATCAAGTTTATAAAAATCATGTTCAAGATATAAATCTTGTTAATATCCTTAGGAAAAAGAAAAATACCAATAAAGGTACTTATGGTGATCTAGCTATAATAGGCGGTAATGTTGGTATGAATGGAGCTTTGCAATTAGCTGGTAAAAGCTCGTTATATTGTGGTTGTGGTAAGGTCTCGATGATATCTCTAGATAAAGACTTTCGTGCTGATATGTCTATACCTGAGCTAATGACAAAACCATTAAAAATTATTAGCAAAAATTTAGCGATTTTCTCAGCTTTGGCAGTAGGGGTTGGTTTTGATACAACTGATAACTCTCAACAGGTTTTAGAGTTAATAATTGATAATTTAACTCAACCTGCAATTTTTGATGCAGATGCTTTAAATATAATCTCAACTAATCAACAAATTAGAGAAAAATTTATCCAGTTAGAAAATAAAATAATAACACCACATCCCGCAGAAGCAGCAAGACTACTTGGTTGCACTACCAAGGAAGTCCAAGATGATAGATTTGTAGCAGTTAGAGCATTAGCTAAAAAGTATAACGCTACAGTAGTACTAAAAGGAGCTGGAAGCCTAATTTGTAAATCTGATGAAATCTATATAAATACTACAGGCAATCAAGGTATGGCAGTAGCAGGGCAAGGCGATGTATTATCTGGAATCATAGGAGGATTTTTAGCTCAAGGTTTGGATACGCTATCAGCAAGTAGATTAGCTGTATATATTCATGGTTTAGCTGGAGATAATATCGTTAAAAAACTAGGTGGCTATGTTGGAATATTTCCTAGTAGAGTGGCTGAGGAGATTAGTATTATTTTGAATAATTATTAGTTGTCAATAAGTCATTTTTAAAACTCTTATCCAAAATCGTCGACACATCATCATGAAATCTCTCTCTTTTTTGCTGTGTAGATCTACCACAGAACAACTCAGCGAATCTGCTAGTTGGCCATTCAGCATCGACATGTACAGCTCCATCAATTTTGATAAGAGTATTATCTTTTAGACTTGTTATGAAGCCTTCGTAGTTATTATTGGCATTACATGCGCTTGCTGGGGCAGCTATTATATAGGTTGGGCAATTTATATTCTTGGCGGCTTGAGAGCCAAGATTGCCTACATCTACAGGGTCTAATCCTATCCAAAGCTTGACCCTAGTATTCTCTGATGTCGCTATCAAAGTAGCTAATCCTCCAGCAGAGAAACCAACCAAAGCAAGATCATTATTTATAATGCTCTTATAGTCGCTATTGCTATAGATATAGTTTATTAGCTCAGATATAAATTTAGCATTTCTATTATGATTAGCCCAAAATGGTAGATTAGGCACTACTACAAAATATCCGTGGCTAGCTAGGAAATTTCCCCAACCAGACATATTATCTTTTGATCTTGAGAAACCATGTACGACTATAACTACTGGTAAATTTCGATTAGATTTTTGATAAAAAATATCGTAGTTGGAACTCGCAATATTTAGAGAAATATTAGCCGTTTCTTTGATAATTTTAGATGAGTTTTTGCTATCTTGAGCATTTGACATACTAAAAGTAAAAAATATAGAAAATAAAATAAAACTAAGAGAAAACTTAGTTTTTAGCATCAGATTTAATTAAGAGTCGATTTCTATATCACTAAATTGGATATCCATAACATTATTTTGAGCATCAACTACTTCTACATAAGTTATAGTTTCACCACCTTTTAGAGTTACTTCTTTAAGAGCTTTTGACAGTAATTCAGTCTTAGGAGTTAATACTAATGTCCAATCATCTGTAGTACCGCTAAATTTAGTATTGAAATTATCGTAGATTACTTTTGAGTCACCCTCTAATACAGATAAGAATACTTTAGAGAATGAGAATACCATTGGGCTATCTTCTTCACCAAATACAGATTTTGGACTATCTGCAGTCTTAATTGTAATAGTATCTTTTGTTGCTTTTAGAGAAGATTTAAACGGTTTCTCTTGGTTCCACTCTAACCCATCTTTCTTAGATAGCTCAAATTCACCAGATGCAAGAATAGGCTTGTCTAAACCTTGAATTTTGCGTGATTGGATGAAGTGACCAGAGTAATTATCATTTTTAACTAGCTGTTCTTCTACTTTAGCAAAGTCTGCTGAAGGGGCAGCATAAACTAATCCACTAACTAATATACTTGTAGCAATCGCAACTTTCTTTAACATTTTATATCTCCTGTATAATTTTTATAAATTTAGTTCCAAACTAAGTATTATTAATATTGCATATATAACCTTAGTATACTAGACTTATAGATAAGTAAATTATAAAAATTAACAAATATTAATAATCTTATTCATATATGAATAGATACTAATAGTAATTCTTAGCTTAAATTAAAAAGGTGTAATATCGTGGAAAACATCATCTACAATTTGAAAAGGAAGCTTCAATATACAGCTATTTAAACTGATGCAACAGATAGCAATTGAGCAAGCAAATAAGACTTTTTTTAATTTCATAACTTATGATTAATATATTAAATTTTCTATATATATTATAGGACTAAAAATTACTTTTCTAGAGATGTCTTTTATTTGTTATAATATTTCATAATACCTAGATAGGCAACTATAGTGAAACATCAACTTAAATGGATGGCATGGGAGACAACTAGGCGTTGTAATCTCAAATGTGTACATTGCCGTTCATCTTCAGAATGTGAGGTGCTTGGTCACCCTGATTTTTCTACCGAAGAAGGTTTTAGGATCATCGATAATATAGTCGAGTTTGCAAATCCTGTATTAGTATTATCAGGAGGTGAACCACTTTTACGAGCAGATATTTTTGAGCTAGCAAAATATGGTGCTACTAAAGGTCTACGTATGGCTTTAGCTACTAATGGCTCATTAGTTACAGATGAAATTTGTGAGAAAATCAAAAACTCAAGTATAAGTATAGTATCTTTAAGTATAGATGGTGCTACAGCTGAGACACATAATGATTTTAGAAGCCAAAAAGGCGCCTTTGAAGCAACTGTAAGAGCTGCGGTACTATTCAAAAATCATAGTATACCATTTTTGATAAACTCATCATTTACCAAACGTAATCAACATGAAATTAAAGATGTTTATAAACTAGCAAAATCTCTTGAAGCTACAGCATGGTACCTTTTTATGATTGTACCAACAGGGCGTGGCGAAGAGCTTATGCAAGAGTTAATAGATGTCGATGATTATCAAGATATCCTAAATTGGCACTATGATATGGAAGCCGATGAGCAGGATATGCTTGTGCGTCCAACTTGTGCGCCACACTATTATCGCATTAGATTTGAGCGTAATAAGGAAGATAATGCAAAAGTTCGTTCACGAGCTCTTAGCTTTGGTACTGGAGGTGGTAAAGGTTGTATCGCCGGCCAAAGTATATGTTTGCTAGATGTTGATGGTAATGTTTATCCATGTAGTTATTTACCTGTGAGTGCAGGTAATGTCAAAGAGAAATCATTTGCAGATATTTGGCAAAATAGTGATGTGATGCATGATATGCGTGATTTTAGTGCTTATGAAGGTAAATGTGGCTCATGTGAATTTATCAAAATTTGCGGAGGCTGTAGAGCTAGAGCTTATAATATTCATGGTAGCTATCTTGCAGAAGAGCCATTTTGTAATCATATGCCAATTAGAATGAAATAAATAAGTAAGAATAATTTTATTATAGATATTACTGTCTTTCTAAACCAACTACATCACTCATATTAACAATTTCAATAACTTTTTCTTTTGGAGTAGGCTTAATTATATGCTTGTTTGCTTCTAGAGGGACATCAGTAAAATTCATAGCATTTAGATCATAACTAATATATCCTTCGTTAATACTTGCTGCATAAACTCCAGTGGGGCTATTACCTTGATATGCTGCAATATCTTTATATGAGACTATTAGGTTTTTTAGATCTTTAATAGTAGTCCATAAAGTCATAGAAACCTCATACGGTGGTACAGCGACATTATTAATAATTGATGAAGCATGGAAACAAGCTTCTCTATTTGATTGAGGCTCAGGAACTAGTTGAGAGAGAATATAAGCTCTGACAAATCTAGATACACCACTGAAGTCTCCAGGCATACCTATCAATTGAGCAACCTCAGGACGAGAGCTTGAAACAGTATCTTTATAGTTTATTGTTTTATTAGAAAATTGACTATTGCTACCCTCAAATGGTTCTAATAGAGATTTATATTCTTTGATATTCTCTAAATGCCAATCATAAGTAGGTGCGTTAGTTAAAATATTGCCTTTGTTTTCGTATACTTTAACTTCACCATCAACAAACTCTACAACTGCAGTATTACCTTTTGAGTCTCTTAAACTAAAGTGTATAGGAATATTTTTCACAAAAGTTCCAGGCTTGAGTTCTAATGCTCCACCAACTAACTGATGTTCTGCTATAAGCCTTAGAGCCTCTGGAACATCTTTTGCCATAGATAGCAAAAAATTACCTATATAATAGACAGATAAAACCTTTCTTTTATCTTCTGGGTTAAAAGTAGGATGCTTTGTAACATCTAAATATAAGAAACTAAATGATAAGCCTTGAGTGTTTAATCCATCTGTAAGACATTTATTAAAGGCTAATCTACCAAAAAAACCATAGCGAGTCTTCCAACTAGTCAACTGAGAATCAGGTATTTTATCAGCATCAATAACTATATCCATAGTATTATCAATACCTACATAGCTTATACAGTTTTGAAAAGCTATATTCATTGGGAAATCCATAGATCTTGCTTCGATTTTGTATTGATTTTTATTTATAAAAACATTAGTGCACATAGTATTCTTACCTTTCAAATTTCATTGCTGGTGCTATACTTTATAATATCAACACTACATTATTATGGAGTTTAAATCAATGACTCAACAATTTAACAAAATAATCTTATATCGCATGGTAACACCTGAGAAAACTTGCCCGTATGGTCTAAAAGCAAAAGCGTTATTTGAAGAAAAGGGTTGGTCTTTTGAAGATCATATTTTAAAAACTAGAGCTGAAACAGATGCTTTTAAACATAAGTATAATTTAGAAACTACACCTTTAATATTTATTGATGATAAACAAATTGGTGGTTATAGTGATTTGCTTGAGTTCTTAGGTCAGAAATGAATCAGCAGTTAAAATACTTTGTTTTGTCAACTAAGGTATTACCTGAACATATCGATCCAAATAATCATCTTAATAATATTGTCTATCTTCAATGGATGCAGGATGTGGCTATTGAGCATGTCAAGGCTAATAAGGTTTTTGACTTAACGGAGTCTCAAGGACTTACATGGTTTGCTAAGAAGCATACTATAGAGTATCTATCGCAAGGATTTTTAGGTGATGATATCGCTGTAGTTACGTGGGTAGAGAGTATTACCAAGATTTCTACATTTAGAAAGTATCATATTTATAGAAAGTCAGATAAAGCTCTTCTGTGTAAAGCAGATACCCTTTGGGTAATGATAAATGCTCAGAAAGGCAGACCTGCAAAAATACCAGCAGAATTAGTTGAAATATTTGATAAATATAATGACTATGAGATTGATAATATTGATAGCTTAATCTAGAAATTAGCTTTTAAATAATTTTTTATTATTTTTGACGACTTCTACTGGACCATGATCATCACAATGATCTCCATGAGGATGATGTAATCTACCATCAACAATATAGTCTATATGGTCCCCATGAGGTACTGCCTCATGTCCACAATCTGGACCATGAACATGATCACAACATTCATCCTTGATTGGCTTACACCCATCTGGATTATTAGCTGTGACATCTAGCGTATGCTCATCATAGTGACCATTGTGCTCATGATGAAGA is a window from the Francisella salimarina genome containing:
- a CDS encoding NAD(P)H-hydrate dehydratase, whose amino-acid sequence is MYFLTEKQNREIEEYAIFQGLNLIENASDEIVKLISAKFDKQSKVLVIAGSGNNGSDGIAAAIKLLNNGYSVDVYRVFAKGNQDNQNYYQKFSKLKAPLDKLLDINNYDVVIDGIFGIGLDRDLQGDILELVKVINQNSKYTLAIDVPSGLGAFNAKVYGEAIQANETITFLANKQGLHTGDGLDYAGQVTVKELIDNQNINITQSGYQVYKNHVQDINLVNILRKKKNTNKGTYGDLAIIGGNVGMNGALQLAGKSSLYCGCGKVSMISLDKDFRADMSIPELMTKPLKIISKNLAIFSALAVGVGFDTTDNSQQVLELIIDNLTQPAIFDADALNIISTNQQIREKFIQLENKIITPHPAEAARLLGCTTKEVQDDRFVAVRALAKKYNATVVLKGAGSLICKSDEIYINTTGNQGMAVAGQGDVLSGIIGGFLAQGLDTLSASRLAVYIHGLAGDNIVKKLGGYVGIFPSRVAEEISIILNNY
- a CDS encoding dienelactone hydrolase family protein codes for the protein MSNAQDSKNSSKIIKETANISLNIASSNYDIFYQKSNRNLPVVIVVHGFSRSKDNMSGWGNFLASHGYFVVVPNLPFWANHNRNAKFISELINYIYSNSDYKSIINNDLALVGFSAGGLATLIATSENTRVKLWIGLDPVDVGNLGSQAAKNINCPTYIIAAPASACNANNNYEGFITSLKDNTLIKIDGAVHVDAEWPTSRFAELFCGRSTQQKRERFHDDVSTILDKSFKNDLLTTNNYSK
- a CDS encoding LolA family protein, which encodes MLKKVAIATSILVSGLVYAAPSADFAKVEEQLVKNDNYSGHFIQSRKIQGLDKPILASGEFELSKKDGLEWNQEKPFKSSLKATKDTITIKTADSPKSVFGEEDSPMVFSFSKVFLSVLEGDSKVIYDNFNTKFSGTTDDWTLVLTPKTELLSKALKEVTLKGGETITYVEVVDAQNNVMDIQFSDIEIDS
- a CDS encoding radical SAM/SPASM domain-containing protein — its product is MKHQLKWMAWETTRRCNLKCVHCRSSSECEVLGHPDFSTEEGFRIIDNIVEFANPVLVLSGGEPLLRADIFELAKYGATKGLRMALATNGSLVTDEICEKIKNSSISIVSLSIDGATAETHNDFRSQKGAFEATVRAAVLFKNHSIPFLINSSFTKRNQHEIKDVYKLAKSLEATAWYLFMIVPTGRGEELMQELIDVDDYQDILNWHYDMEADEQDMLVRPTCAPHYYRIRFERNKEDNAKVRSRALSFGTGGGKGCIAGQSICLLDVDGNVYPCSYLPVSAGNVKEKSFADIWQNSDVMHDMRDFSAYEGKCGSCEFIKICGGCRARAYNIHGSYLAEEPFCNHMPIRMK
- a CDS encoding linear amide C-N hydrolase — translated: MCTNVFINKNQYKIEARSMDFPMNIAFQNCISYVGIDNTMDIVIDADKIPDSQLTSWKTRYGFFGRLAFNKCLTDGLNTQGLSFSFLYLDVTKHPTFNPEDKRKVLSVYYIGNFLLSMAKDVPEALRLIAEHQLVGGALELKPGTFVKNIPIHFSLRDSKGNTAVVEFVDGEVKVYENKGNILTNAPTYDWHLENIKEYKSLLEPFEGSNSQFSNKTINYKDTVSSSRPEVAQLIGMPGDFSGVSRFVRAYILSQLVPEPQSNREACFHASSIINNVAVPPYEVSMTLWTTIKDLKNLIVSYKDIAAYQGNSPTGVYAASINEGYISYDLNAMNFTDVPLEANKHIIKPTPKEKVIEIVNMSDVVGLERQ
- a CDS encoding glutaredoxin domain-containing protein, which codes for MTQQFNKIILYRMVTPEKTCPYGLKAKALFEEKGWSFEDHILKTRAETDAFKHKYNLETTPLIFIDDKQIGGYSDLLEFLGQK
- a CDS encoding acyl-CoA thioesterase, with product MNQQLKYFVLSTKVLPEHIDPNNHLNNIVYLQWMQDVAIEHVKANKVFDLTESQGLTWFAKKHTIEYLSQGFLGDDIAVVTWVESITKISTFRKYHIYRKSDKALLCKADTLWVMINAQKGRPAKIPAELVEIFDKYNDYEIDNIDSLI